From a single Rosa rugosa chromosome 7, drRosRugo1.1, whole genome shotgun sequence genomic region:
- the LOC133721787 gene encoding solute carrier family 40 member 2-like yields MKQEEERLLAHVQEYPSDHSQYDPLPSILVKYLYIGHFLARWGARMWEFSVGLYMINVWPDSLLFAATYGVVESASTALFGPLVGRWVDRFSYVKILRVWLVTQNLSFMIAGATVMALLIYPDLKLTNFNAFVLLIILTNISGALGVLSTLAGTILVERDWVVVISEGHSPEVLTNMNSVIRRIDLFSKLCAPVVTGFIISFVSLKASALTLALWNTISVWLEYWLFISVYNGIPALGESSQRKISRPSQSDLEGTGTSTSQERSSLLFKDENDPEFAEESWITGVIKTVSRIPYVSAWSVYLQQDVVLPGVSLALLYFTVLSFGTLMTATLEWEGIPAYTIGIARGISAAIGITATIVYPILQSHILTLRTGLWSIWSQWTFLLLCVASIWIHKRIWSAYMLMAGVATSRLGLWMFDLAVIQQMQDHVPESDRCVVGGVQNSLQSSMDLMGYVMGIIISNPQEFWKLTVVSFAVATLAALLYTLHLYRVRKHLLHLEKLTAFLKCFTSSQSENS; encoded by the exons ATGAAGCAGGAGGAAGAGCGCCTTCTAGCCCATGTACAAGAATACCCTTCTGATCATTCTCAATACGATCCTCTTCCTTCAATTCTTGTCAAATATCTTTACATAGGCCACTTTTTGGCCAGATGGGGTGCCAG AATGTGGGAATTCTCTGTTGGTTTATACATGATAAATGTATGGCCAGACTCTCTACTCTTTGCTGCTACATATGGTGTGGTGGAATCAGCCTCTACTGCGCTTTTTGGACCTTTGGTCGGACGGTGGGTGGATAGATTCTCATATGTAAAG ATTCTTCGAGTTTGGTTAGTAACAcaaaatctctcttttatgaTTGCCGGAGCCACCGTGATGGCGTTACTGATCTACCCAGATCTAAAGCTCACGAATTTCAATGCATTTGTTTTACTTATCATATTAACCAACATCTCTGGAGCTCTTGGAGTTCTCTCCACTCTTGCTGGTACCATCTTAGTTGAAAGAGACTG GGTTGTGGTGATATCAGAAGGGCATTCTCCAGAAGTACTAACAAACATGAATTCGGTCATTAGGCGTATTGATCTTTTCTCCAAGCTATGTGCTCCGGTGGTAACCGGCTTCATCATCAGCTTTGTATCACTAAAAGCTTCTGCTTTAACTTTAGCACTCTGGAATACTATATCTGTTTGGCTGGAATACTGGCTATTCATTTCTGTGTATAATGGGATTCCGGCTTTAGGCGAAAGCAGCCAAAGGAAGATATCAAGACCTTCTCAGAGTGATCTTGAAGGCACAGGCACATCTACTTCTCAAGAGAGGAGCAGCTTGCTTTTTAAAGATGAAAATGATCCAGAATTCGCAGAGGAAAGCTGGATTACTGGGGTTATTAAAACGGTATCAAGGATCCCTTATGTTAGTGCTTGGAGTGTGTATTTGCAGCAAGATGTTGTACTCCCTGGAGTATCTCTGGCTTTGTTATATTTCACTGTACTCAG CTTTGGAACATTGATGACAGCTACCTTGGAATGGGAAGGCATACCTGCATACACCATTGGGATAGCTCGTGGAATAAGCGCTGCAATTGGAATTACTGCAACAATTGTTTATCCCATCTTGCAATCTCATATCTTAACACTTAGAACCGGACTCTGGTCTATCTGGTCTCAG TGGACCTTCCTCCTATTATGTGTTGCTTCAATATGGATCCATAAGAGAATTTGGTCAGCATATATGCTAATGGCAGGAGTGGCTACTTCTCGGCTTGGGTTGTGGATGTTTGATTTGGCTGTCATCCAACAAATGCAG GATCATGTTCCTGAATCAGATCGTTGTGTAGTGGGAGGTGTTCAAAACTCCCTTCAGTCCAGCATGGATTTGATGGGCTATGTCATGGGAATAATCATATCTAATCCACAG GAATTCTGGAAGTTGACTGTGGTCTCGTTTGCCGTGGCAACATTGGCTGCATTGCTCTATACCCTGCACCTGTACCGCGTCCGAAAGCACCTCCTTCACTTGGAGAAATTAACCGCCTTTCTGAAATGCTTCACCAGTTCACAATCTGAAAATTCATAA
- the LOC133721537 gene encoding solute carrier family 40 member 2-like has product MEEEEECLLAHVQECPSDHSQYDPLPSILVKYLYIGHFLARWGARMWEFSVGLYMINVWPDSLLFAAIYGVVESASTALFGPLVGRWVDRFSYVKILRVWLVTQNLSFMIAGATVMALLIYPDLKLTSFYAFVLLIILTNISGALGVLSTLAGTILVERDWVVVISEGHSPEVLTNMNSVIRRIDLFSKLFAPVVTGFIISFVSLKASALTLVLWNTISVWLEYWLFISVYNGIPALGESSQRKISRRSQSDLEGTGTSTSQERSSLLSKDENDSEFAEESWITGVIKMVSRIPYVRAWSVYLQQDVVLPGVSLALLFFTVLSFGTLMTATLEWEGIPAYTIGIARGISAAIGISATVVYPILQSHILTLRTGLWSIWSQWTFLILCVASIWIHNSLWSAYMLMAGVATSRLGLWMFDLAVIQQMQDQVPESDRCVVGGVQNSLQSSMDLMGYVMGIIISNPQEFWKLILVSFAVATLAALLYTLHVYRVRKHLLHFEKLAFFLKCFTSTQSENS; this is encoded by the exons atggaggaggaggaagagtgCCTTCTAGCCCATGTACAAGAATGCCCTTCTGATCATTCTCAATATGATCCTCTTCCTTCAATTCTTGTCAAATATCTTTACATAGGCCACTTTTTGGCCAGATGGGGTGCCAG AATGTGGGAATTCTCTGTTGGTTTATACATGATAAATGTATGGCCAGACTCTCTACTCTTTGCTGCTATATATGGTGTGGTGGAATCAGCTTCTACTGCGCTTTTTGGACCTTTGGTCGGACGGTGGGTGGATAGATTCTCATATGTAAAG ATTCTTCGAGTTTGGTTAGTAACAcaaaatctctcttttatgaTTGCTGGAGCCACCGTGATGGCGTTACTGATCTACCCAGATCTAAAGCTCACAAGTTTCTATGCATTTGTTTTACTTATCATATTAACCAACATCTCTGGAGCTCTTGGAGTTCTCTCCACTCTTGCTGGTACCATCTTAGTTGAAAGAGACTG GGTTGTGGTGATATCAGAAGGGCATTCTCCAGAAGTACTAACAAACATGAATTCGGTCATTAGGCGTATTGATCTTTTCTCCAAACTTTTTGCTCCGGTGGTAACCGGCTTCATCATCAGCTTTGTATCACTAAAAGCTTCTGCCTTAACTTTAGTACTCTGGAATACCATATCTGTTTGGCTAGAATACTGGCTATTCATTTCTGTGTATAATGGGATTCCGGCTTTAGGCGAAAGCAGCCAAAGGAAGATATCAAGACGTTCTCAGAGTGATCTTGAAGGCACTGGCACATCTACTTCTCAAGAGAGAAGTAGCTTGCTTTCTAAAGATGAAAATGATTCAGAATTTGCTGAGGAAAGCTGGATAACGGGAGTTATTAAAATGGTGTCAAGGATCCCTTATGTTAGAGCTTGGAGCGTGTATTTGCAGCAAGATGTTGTGCTTCCTGGAGTATCTCTGGCTTTGTTATTTTTCACTGTACTCAG CTTTGGAACATTGATGACAGCTACCTTGGAATGGGAAGGCATACCTGCATACACCATTGGGATAGCTCGTGGAATAAGTGCTGCAATTGGAATTTCTGCAACAGTTGTTTATCCCATCTTGCAATCTCATATCTTAACACTTAGAACCGGACTCTGGTCTATCTGGTCTCAG TGGACCTTCCTCATATTATGTGTTGCTTCAATATGGATCCATAACAGCCTTTGGTCAGCTTATATGCTAATGGCAGGAGTGGCTACTTCTCGGCTTGGGTTGTGGATGTTTGATTTGGCTGTCATCCAACAAATGCAG GATCAAGTTCCTGAATCAGATCGTTGTGTAGTGGGAGGTGTTCAAAACTCCCTTCAGTCCAGCATGGATTTGATGGGCTATGTCATGGGAATAATCATATCTAATCCACAG GAATTCTGGAAGTTGATTTTGGTCTCGTTTGCCGTGGCAACATTGGCAGCATTGCTCTATACCCTGCACGTTTACCGCGTACGAAAGCACCTCCTTCACTTTGAGAAATTAGCCTTCTTTCTGAAATGCTTCACCAGTACACAATCTGAAAATTCATAA